ACCGTCACGGGGTTGCGGCTGATCCCGCCCGCGTGGGCCTTCGCCGACTACACCGACCCGCTGATGACCGACTGGAACTGGTCGTTCCTCTGGATCGACCTGCTCGCCGGCGCCACCGGTCTTGGCAGCCTGTGCCTCCTGCGCCGTGGCTCCCCGTCAGGGCCGGGACTGATGCTGGTCTCGCTCGTGCTGACCATGGCGTCCGGCCTGATGGCGATCGCGTTCTGGACGCTGCGCGGCGACTTCTCACCGGCCTGGTGGCTGCCGAACCTCTACCTCATGCTCTTCCCGGTCCCCGCCATTGTCCGCCTCACGCGGTCACGACCGGGCGTCACCATTTCATAGGGCGCGCCCGCTGAAGTGGGGCAATGCGCAAGGAAGTTTACTTTCGCGGCATTCGTGTAGAGAGGGGGCGACTCGAAAGGAGCCGTCATGAACTCCGTGGCCTCAGCGGGGAACCAGGCGCGGGGAACCGCGCGGCAGGTGACGAACAGCCGGACGTTCGACCGGCTCGCACGTTTCGGACTGGCCTGCCGGGGCGCCCTGTACGCGCTGATCGGCATCTTGGCCTTGCAGATCGCCTTCGGCGGCGGGGGGAAGGAGGCGGACAAGACCGGCGCCGTGCGCACCGTGGCCGAGCAGCCGTTCGGCACCGCCCTGCTGTGGCTGATGGCCGTCGGGTTCGTCGCGCTCGCCCTCTGGCAGCTCTCGGAGGCCGTGCTCGGCACCGGCCTCGACGCCAAGCACCGGGCCGAGGCCGCGGGACGTACCGTGGTGTACGCCCTGGTGGTCGGCACCGTCCTGAGCTTCCTGCTGCGCGGCACCACCGGCAGCTCCACCGACGAGCAGTCCAAGGACCTCACGGCGACCGTCATGGAGTGGCCGGGCGGTCAGCTCATCGTCGGGGCGATCGGCCTCGGCATCATGGCACTCGGCGCCTACTGGATCTACCAGGGCGTCAAGAAGACCTTCCTGAAGAACCTGCGCACCGGCGAGATGTCCCCGCGGGCGCGCAACGTCGTCGAGAAGCTCGGCATGGTCGGCTACTGCGCCCGCGGCGTGATCGCCCTCGCCGCCGGCGTCTTCTTCATCCGCGCGGCGATCGTCTACGACCCCGACGAGGCCAAGGGCATCGACGCCACGCTGCGGTCGTTCGCCGACACGCCGCTCGGCCCCTGGCTGCTGGCCGTGGTGGCCATCGGCGTGGTGGTGTTCGCCGCCTACTGCTTCTGCGAGGCCCGCTGGCGCCACACCTGACCCGGACCCGGCCGGGCCCAGCAGGGCCCGGCCGCCGTATCACGCCGAGCGGCCCGCGAGGAACGTCATCCTCGCGGGCCGCTCGCCGTCATGGGGACGCCCGGCCGCCGCGCGCGGCCGGGCGTCGCGCGGGTCAGACGTTGCGCCGGTACTGGCCGCCCGCCTCGAACAGGGCGTCGGTGATCTGGCCGAGGGAGCAGACGCGGGCCGCGTCCATCAGGGCGCCGAAGGCGTTCTCGCGGGACATCGCCACCTCCCTGAGCCGCCGCAGCGCCTCGGGCGCGTCGGAGGCGTGCCGCTCCTGGAAGTCCCGCACCCGGGTGAGCTGCCCGCGCTTCTCCTCCTCCGTGCCCCGGGCCAGCTCCAGCGAGCCGTGCTCGGTGGCGCCCGCCGGGTTGCGGAAGACGTTCACGCCGACGATCGGGAGCGACCCGTCGTGCTTGCGGGTCTCGTACAGCAGCGACTCGTCCTGGATGCGGCCGCGCTGGTAGCCGGTCTCCATGGCGCCGAGCACGCCGCCCCGGTCGGAGATGCGCTCGAACTCCGCGAGCACCGCCTCCTCCACCAGGTCGGTGAGGTCGTCGATGACGAACGACCCCTGCAGCGGGTTCTCGTTGTAGGCGAGGCCCCACTCCCTGTTGATGATCATCTGGATGGCCATGGCACGGCGCACCGACTCCGGGCTCGGCGTGGTGACCGCCTCGTCGAAGGCGTTGGTGTGCAGGCTGTTGCAGTTGTCGTAGACGGCGATCAGCGCCTGCAGCGTCGTGCGGATGTCGTTGAAGTTCATCTCCTGGGCGTGCAGCGACCGCCCGGAGGTCTGGATGTGGTACTTCAGCTTCTGCGCCCGCTCGCCCGCGCCGTACCGGTCGCGCATGGCGACGGCCCAGATGCGCCGGGCCACCCGGCCGAGCACGCTGTACTCGGGGTCCATGCCGTTGGAGAAGAAGAACGACAGGTTGGGCGCGAAGTCGTCGATCGCCATGCCCCGCGCCAGGTACGCCTCGACGTAGGTGAAACCGTTGGCCAGCGTGAACGCGAGCTGCGTGATGGGGTTGGCCCCGGCCTCGGCGATGTGGTAGCCGGAGATGGACACCGAGTAGAAGTTGCGCACCCCGTTCTGGATGAACCACTCCTGCACGTCGGCCATCATGCGCAGGCTGAAGTCGGTCGAGAAGATGCAGGTGTTCTGGCCCTGGTCCTCCTTGAGGATGTCGGCCTGGACGGTGCCGCGCACGGTCGCCAGCGTGCGGGCGCGCGTCTCGGCCTCCTCCTGCGCGGTGGGCTCGCGGCCGTTGTCGGCGCGGAAGCGGTCCAGGGCCTGGTCGATCGCGGTGTGCAGGAAGTAGGCGAGGATCGTCGGCGCGGGGCCGTTGATGGTCATCGACACCGAGGTGCTCGGCGCGGTGAGGTCGAAGCCGTCGTAGAGCGCCTTCATGTCCTCCAGCGTGGCGATCGACACGCCCGAGGTGCCGACCTTGCCGTACACGTCGGGCCGTTCGGCGGGGTCGTTGCCGTAGAGGGTGACCGAGTCGAAGGCGGTGGACAGGCGGACGGCGGGCTGGCCCTCCG
This portion of the Sphaerisporangium krabiense genome encodes:
- a CDS encoding DUF5360 family protein, with translation MLRVTKALMLLTDLAFVAYFTVTGLRLIPPAWAFADYTDPLMTDWNWSFLWIDLLAGATGLGSLCLLRRGSPSGPGLMLVSLVLTMASGLMAIAFWTLRGDFSPAWWLPNLYLMLFPVPAIVRLTRSRPGVTIS
- a CDS encoding DUF1206 domain-containing protein is translated as MNSVASAGNQARGTARQVTNSRTFDRLARFGLACRGALYALIGILALQIAFGGGGKEADKTGAVRTVAEQPFGTALLWLMAVGFVALALWQLSEAVLGTGLDAKHRAEAAGRTVVYALVVGTVLSFLLRGTTGSSTDEQSKDLTATVMEWPGGQLIVGAIGLGIMALGAYWIYQGVKKTFLKNLRTGEMSPRARNVVEKLGMVGYCARGVIALAAGVFFIRAAIVYDPDEAKGIDATLRSFADTPLGPWLLAVVAIGVVVFAAYCFCEARWRHT